The following nucleotide sequence is from Streptomyces sp. NBC_00237.
GGGCAGCAGCGCCTTCGGAGCGGACCTCGTCCGGAGTTCAACTTCTTGATGCGAAGTGCATCTGGTGGAGTGCGGCTTCCGGGCGGGCGAAGCGGGCCGAATCCGCGCCGCTCCACGACCCGCCCACGGGGGTGGCGGGTCGTCATCGGTTCAACGCGTGAGGTGTATGTGTCCAGGCTTCAGGCCGAAAACCTGTACAAGGTGTTCGGCAGACGACCCAGCGAGGCGGTCCGGAAACTCGAAGGCGGTGCGGACCGCGAGGAGCTGCGCGCCGACGGGACGACCGCCGCGGTGATCGACGCCTCGTTCAGCGTCGAGCCCGGCCAGATCTTCGTCGTGATGGGCCTCTCCGGATCCGGCAAGTCCACGTTGCTGCGCATGCTCAACGGACTGCTGGAGCCGACCTCGGGCCGCGTCCTGTTCGACGGCCAGGACGTCACCGCCCTGTCCCCGAAGGAGCTGCGCGACGTACGGGCCAGGAAGATATCCATGGTCTTCCAGCACTTCGCCCTGTTCCCGCACCGCAGTGTGCTGGAGAACGCCGCCTACGGCCTCGAAGTGCAGGGCGTCGCGCGCGAGGAGCGCGAGAAGCGCGCGCACGAGGCACTGGAGATGGCCGGTCTGAAGGGCTGGGAGAAGTCCTGGCCCGACGAGCTGTCCGGCGGCATGCAGCAGCGCGTGGGCCTGGCCCGGGCACTGGCCACCGACGCCGACGTGCTCCTCATGGACGAGTCCTTCTCGGCGCTCGACCCGCTGATCCGCCGCGACATGCAGGACCAGCTGCTCGAACTCCAGAAGACCCTGAAGAAGACCATCGTCTTCATCACCCACGACCTCAACGAGGCCATGCGCCTGGGCGACAGCATCGCCGTGATGCGGGACGGCCGTATCGTCCAGCTCGGCACTGCCGAGGACATCCTCGTCACGCCCGCCAACGACTACGTCGCCTCCTTCACCCAGGACGTCGACCGCTCCCGCGTGCTGACGGCCGGGGCCATCATGGCCGAGCCGCACACCGCGATCGGGACCAAGGACGACACGGGCAGGGAACTGCGCACCCCGCAGGACGTCATCGCCGCGGCACCCGCCACGGTCGGCGCGGACACCCCGATCATCGAGCTGTTCACGCCGTGCTCGACGAGCGGCGCCGCCGTCGCCGTGACCGACGCGAAGGGCTCCCTGATCGGCGTCGTGCCGCGTGCCCGGCTGCTCGCCGTGCTCGGCGAGCCGATGCAGCCGGCCCAGGGCCTGCCCGTGCGGGACGAGGACGCGCAGCAGCCGGAAGGCCGCACGCCGGACGTGAAGAAGGTGTCCGCCGGTGCCTAGGCTCCCCCTCGGGCAGTGGGTCGACTCCGCGGTCGACTGGCTGACCCAGAACCTCGCGTGGCTCTTCGACTTCGTCTCCACCGTCGTCGGCGGGATGCAGGAGGGCATCTACGCCGTGCTCGGCGCGCCGAACGCGCTGCTGATGGCGGGCATCCTCGCCGTCATCGCGTTCTGGCTGCGCGGGCTGACCGCCGGTGTGCTGTCCTTCGTCGGCTTCGCGGTGATCGACTCCATCGAGCTGTGGGACGACGCCATGTCGACCCTCTCGCTGGTCCTCGTCGCGACCATCATCACGATGGTCATCGCGATCCCGCTGGGCATCTGGGCCGCGCGCTCGGACCGCGTCAGCGCGCTGACCCGGCCGGTCATGGACTTCATGCAGACCATGCCCGCCATGGTCTACCTGATCCCCGGCATCCTCTTCTTCGGCGTCGGCGCCGTCCCCGGCATCATCGCCACGATCATCTTCTCGCTGCCCCCGGGCGTGCGCATGACCGAGCTGGGCATCCGGCAGGTCGACGCCGAACTGGTCGAGGCGGCCGAGGCGTTCGGCACCAGGCCCAAGGACATCCTCAAGCGCATCCAGCTGCCGCTGGCCCTGCCGACGATCATGGCGGGCGTCAACCAGAAGATCATGCTGTGCCTCTCGATGGTCGTCATCGCGGGCATGGTCGGCGCGGGCGGTCTCGGTGGCGCGGTCTACCGCGCGATCGGCAACGTCGACATCGGCCTCGGCTTCGAGGCGGGCATCTCCATCGTCATCCTGGCGATGTACCTGGACCGCATCACCAGCGCCTTCGGCACCGCCGTCTCCCCGCTGGGCCGCCGCTCCCTCGCCAAGGCCCGCGCCATGGCGAGCGGCGGCACCAAGATCTGGGCGTACCGTCCGCAGCCCGTCGTGGCGATGGCCGGGATCGTCGTCCTGGCGCTCGTCGCGGGCAGCATGAGCGTCTTCGGCGGCAAGAGCGCCGACACCGCATCCGACCCCGCGCAGATCGGCAAGGGCAAGAAGATCTCCATGGGATACATCCCGTGGGACGAGGGCATCGCCTCCACCTTCCTCTGGAAGGAGATCCTGGAGCAGCGCGGCTTCACCGTCGACGCCAAGCAGTACGAGGCAGGCGCCCTCTACACCGGTCAGTCGACCGGCCAGATCGACCTGAACACCGACGCCTGGCTGCCCACCACGCACGCGCAGTACTGGGCGAAGTACCAGGACAAGCTGGAGGACATGGGCGCCTGGTACGGCCCGACCTCCCTGGAGCTGTCCGTCCCCGCGTACATGACGGACATCAACACGATGGACGACCTCAAGGGGAAGGCCGACACCTTCGGCGGCAAGATCATCGGCATCGAGCCCAGCGCCGGTGAGATGGGCCTGCTCAAGGACAAGGTCCTCGCCGCGTACGGGATCGACAAGGAGTACAAGCTCGTCGAGGGCTCCACGCCCGGCATGCTGGCCGAGCTGAAGCGCGCGTACGCCAAGAAGGAGCCGATCGTGGTTCCGCTCTGGTCGCCGCACTGGGCGTACAACGAGTACAAGCTCAAGAAGCTCAAGGACCCCAAGGGCGCCTGGGGCGAGGGCGACGGCGTGCACACGCTGGCCCGCAAGGGGTTCTCGAAGGACAACCCCGAGGTCGGCAAGTGGATCAAGGACTTCAAGCTGGACGAGAAGCAGCTCACCAGCCTTGAGGCGCAGATCGTGAAGTCCGGCAAGGGCAAGGAGCAGGAGGCCGTCCGCACCTGGCTGGGCACCCAGCCGGGCCTGGTCGACAAGCTCGCCCCGGTCGCCAAGACCGCGAAGGACGCCGACGGCAAGGACGAGCGGGACCGTGCGGTCGAGATGGGCTGGTTCCCCTGGGAGGAGGACATCGCCGCCACCTACCTGTGGAAGAACGTCCTGGAGGAGCGCGGCTACCAGGTCAACCTCAAGCAGTTCGAGGTCGGCCCGATGTACGCGGGCCTCGCCGCAGGTGACATCGACGTCCAGCTCGACGGCTGGCTGCCGTACACGCAGAAGAACTACTGGGACAAGTACAAGGACAAGCTGACCGACGTCGGCTCCTGGTACGGGCCCACCTCCGTCGAGATCGCCGTGCCGTCCTACGTCAAGGACGTGAAGTCCCTGGAGGACCTCAAGGGCAAGGGCGAGCAGTTCAAGGGCAAGATCATCGGCATCGAGCCCGGCGCGGCCGCCATGAAGAACGTCCAGGACAACGTCCTTCCCGGCTACGGCCTGGACGAGGAGTACAAGCTCGTCGAGGGCTCGACGCCCGCGATGCTGGCCGAGCTGAAGCGCGCGTACGCCAAGAAGGAGCCGGTCGCCGTTCTGCTGTGGACGCCGCACTGGGCGTACAACGCGTACGAGATGAACAAGCTCACCGACTCCAAGAAGCTCTTCGGTGAGGGCGACCGCCTGCACATCATCGGCAACAAGGACTTCGGCGAGAACTACCCGCAGCTGACCCGTTGGTTCAAGGACTTCAAGCTGGACGAGAAGCAGCTCGCCAGCCTGGAGAACGAGATCCAGAAGCGCGGCACGGGTCACGAGCCGGAGGCCGTGAAGGTCTGGATGGAGCAGAACCCGGGCATCGCGGAGAAGATGGCCCCGGCGGCCTGACGCTCCACGTTCCCCGATCGTCCCGATCGCACTGCCGGGCCCCGTCGTTCCTTTCGAACGGCGGGGCCCTTCGGTGTGTCCGGAGTGGCCTTCTCCCGTCGGCGCGGGGCGCCTTTGCGGCCGAGTGGTGGTGCTGCCTGGCCGGTTCCGTAACTCAGGTGTGACATGTGTACGAAACCATGGGGTGAAGCTGCGTAGTCTGCTGTGCGTCGGTGGAAAGAACGAGATGGGGAAGGGAGACGAGCCGTGTCGATGCCCGAGGGCCACAAGAGCGACAAGAAGGACGACAAGGAAGTCCTCCGGGTCGGCACCGCCGTCCGGAGGCGGCGCCGCGCCCTGGAGCTGACCCTCGCGGTGGTGGCCGAGCGCAGCGGCCTCTCGGTGCCCTTCCTCAGCCAGATAGAGAACGAGCGGGCCCGCCCCAGCATGCGTTCCCTCCAGCGGGTCGCGGAGGCCCTGGAGACCACCACCGACCAGCTGCTCGCCGCCGCCGACTCGGCGCTCTCCGTCGGCCTGGTCCGCGCCGAAGACGATCCCGGGCTCGAACTCGGCGTGGGCGTACGGTCGTTGGTGCGCGGACACCACCAGCTGCACGCGCTGGAGTTCACCGGCATGCAGGACGCCGGACGCGAGTACCAGCACCGCAACGACGAGCTGATGTACGTCGCCGACGGCGCGGTCGAGGTCGAGGCCGAGGGGCGCGCCTACCGGCTCTCGCGCGGTGACGCGCTGCACCTGTCGGGCGGGGTGCGGCACCGGTGGCGGGCCACCGAGCCGGACACCAGGATCCTGGTGGTGGCGGTCGCCGAGCACATCGACGCGGCCGACGAATCGCGGCGGTGACGTGGCGGTCAGGGTGGTCTCGCTCGTCCCCTCGCTGACCGAGGCCGTCGCGGTCACCGTCCCCGGCGCGCTCGTCGGCGCGACCGACTGGTGCACCCGTCCGGCCGACCTCGGCCCCGGCGTCGTCCGGGTCCGGGGCACCAAGAACCCCGACGTGCCCGCGATCCTCGCGCTGCGCCCCGATCTCGTCGTCGCCAACGAGGAGGAGAACCGCGAGCCCGACCTCGCCGCCCTGCGCGCCGGGGGCCTCGACGTCCTGGTGACGGAGGTACGGACGCTGGAGCACGCCTTCGCGGAGCTGGAGCGGGTACTGCGCGCGTGCGGCGCGAACGGCAGCCCGCAGTGGCTGGAGGCGGCCCGTGCCGCGTGGGACGGCCTGCCCGCCCCCGTCGAGGTGCGGCGGGCCGTGGTGCCGATCTGGCGCAGGCCCTGGATGGTGCTCGGAAGGGACACCTTCGCCGGGGACCTCCTGCGGCGGCTCGGCGTGGAGAACGCGTACGCCGGGCACGAGGAGCGGTATCCGAGGGTGCCGGTCGGTGAACTGCTGTCCTGCGGGGCCGAGTTGGCGGTCCTGCCCGACGAGCCCTACCGCTTCACCGCCGACGACGGGCCCGAGGCGTTCCCCGGCATGCCCTCCGCGCTCGTCGACGGCCGGATGCTCACCTGGTACGGGCCTTCGCTCGCCGAGGCCCCTACCGTGCTGGGCGAGGCGCTGCGAGCAGCACGCCGCTGAGCAGGCCCCGTACGGTACGGAACGCGGTCACGGCCCAGGCCGAGGCGAGCAGCACGAACAGCGCCGCCGCCAGCCACCCCAGCGCGTCGAGCCCGGTGTGCCGGGCCAGGCCCGCCGCACCCGTGACGCACGTACCGACGGGGAAGGTGAAGCCCCACCAGGTCATCGCGAAGGGCATCCCCGCACGGGCGGCCCGCACCACCAGGGCCGCCGAGAGGGCCAGCCACAGCAGGGCGAAGCCCAGTACCGGCACCCCGTAGACGACGGCGAACGCCTGGAAGCCGTGGGCGTACGCGGGGCCGATCGCGCCGGGGGCGACGTCCGCGAGCTGGTTGACGGCGGTGGTCGACTGGCCGAGGGGGCCCAGCACCAGGAAGAGGGTGGGAGTGAGGGCGAGGGGCAGCGGGCCGTGCAGGAGCAGCCTGGCGAAGATCATCGGCAGCAGGAGCAGCGTGGCGAGCAGGCTGAGACCGAACAGGGCGTAGCAGCTCAGCAGCATCGCCGTGCGGGCCTGGCCCTCGGGCAGGTGCGGGATCAGCTGGGGGCCCAGGGCCGCCGACACCATGGGCGCGACCACCGGCAGCAGCCACACGGGCGACGCGCTGCCGGGGCCCTCTATCCGGTGTCGTACGACCATCAGGTACGGGACCGCCAGTGCGGCCAGCAGCGCGAGGACCGTGCCCGCGGTCCAGAGGACGGAGGCGACGGCCAGCGCGGCGCTCTCCCCGACGACGTCTCGCCCGACGGCCATGGTCGCACCGCCGACGGCCAGCACGCCCATCGCGAAGCAGCCGTAGAAGGGGGCGACGGAGGGGTCGAGGAGGTGCGCGCGGGCCTGGTCGGAGTGGTTGCGCCAGTGGACGCTGCGGGCCGTCAGGAGGGCGAGCAGCAGTACGGCGGACAGTGCCCAGGCGGCGGCGAGGAGCGCGCGCGGCGGGGTGAAGGGGGCCGGGAGGGAGCTTCCGGCGGTCGCCAGGATCGCGGTGCCCATGACGGCGGCGTACCAGTTGGGGCCGAGGTGGCGGGTCTTCGCGGTGCTGGCGCGGGGGGTGGTGAGCAGTGCGGTGGTGGCCATGTCTCCAGCCTGCTCCGGGCGGGTTCGACCTGGTAGGGACGGACTTTCGATGGGGGCATAAGCTGGACTTATGAGCCAGGAGCCGCAGGTGCCGCTGTCCCACCGGGTCCCCGATCTTGGGGCGCTGGAACTGCTGCTCGCCGTGGCCCGGCTGGGGAGCCTGGGGCGGGCCGCCAGGGAACTGGGCATCACACAGCCCGCCGCGAGCGGCCGGGTCCGGTCGATGGAGCGGCAGCTCGGGGTGACGTTGGTCGAGCGTTCGCCGCGCGGGTCGCGGCTGACCGCCGCCGGTGCGCTGGTCACGGACTGGGCAGGGCGGATCGTGGAGGCGGCGGAGGCGTTCGACGCGGGGGCGCGGGCGCTGCGCGGACGGCGGGACTCGCGGCTGCGGGTGGCGGCGAGCATGACGATCGCGGAGTACCTGCTGCCCGGGTGGCTCGTCGCCCTCCAGGCGGAGCGGCCCGGGACGGCGGTGTCGCTGCTCGCCGGGAACTCGGCGACCGTGGCACGGCAGTTGCTGGAGGGGGCGGCGGACCTGGGGTTCGTGGAGGGGCTCGCGGTGCCGGAGGGGCTGGACGGCGTCGTCGTCGCGCGGGACCGGCTGATCGTCGTCGTCGCGCCGGGGCACGCGTGGGCGCGGCGCGGGCGGGTCGTGACGGCGGGCGAGCTGGCGGCGACGCCTCTGATCCTGCGGGAGGAGGGGTCCGGGACGCGGCAGGTGCTCGATGCCGCGCTGGCCGCCTACGGGGGCCTGGCGACCCCGCTCCTGGAGCTGTCGTCGACCACGGCGGTGAAGGCGGCGGCGGTGAGCGGGGCGGGGGCGAGCGTGCTCAGTGAGCTGGCGGTGGGGGAGGAGATGGGGGCGCGGCGGCTGGTCCGGGTCGAGGTGGCGGGCGTCCCCCTCTCGCGTGACCTCCGCGCGGTGTGGCCGACGGGGCCTGCCCCGGCGGGACCGGGACGCGATCTGCTGGCGCTGACGAGGCGGGGGTAGGGGGGGCTGGGCGGACCCGCCGCTCCGAAGAAGCGGGGGGGGGGGCGTCGTTCAGGTGATGTCGTCCCGTGGATGTTGTTCGGCGGGTGTTGTTTGGTGGGCTCACTTGCGGTTACCCGATGGCCATGACTGCACAGAATGCGAACGCCAAGTCCACTGCCGCCGCGGCGAAGAAGACCGCGGCGAGCGCCACCGACCAGGCCAAGGAGGCGACCGCCACGACGAAGGCCACCGGCACGGCGAAGGACGCCGCGACGAAGGCGAGCGGCGCGGCCCAGACCGCGACCACCGCCGGGCTCAAGGGAGTCCAGGCCGGTAAGCAGGCCCTGGAGTCCGCTTCCGGCAAGGTCGTCTCGACGGCGACCACCGCGTGGACCGCCCTCCAGCACCGCAAGGCGATCGTCGCCGGAGCGGGTGCGGGAGTGGTCGCCATCGGCGCGGTCTCCTTCGCGATGGGCCGCAAGGTGGAACAGCACAGCCAGGGCCCCCTGACGAAGCTCCTCGCAGGCACCAGGCTCTGAGCGGGGCGCTCCGCGCGGGGAGACGGGGGGCGGGGGGCGTGGCGTTCGCCCCGGCCCTGGTTGCCGTCGCTGCCTGGGGCTCCGCCCCCTGCCCCCTGCCCGGGCTCCGCCCGCGCGTCTTCAAGCGCCGGACGGGCTGGTTTTCCGTCTCCGCCCGCGCGCCTTCAAGCGCCGGACGGGCTGAAAAAGCCTCACCCACCCTCCGCAGCCGCAGCGATGTTCCGCACCATCCCCCCGAACACCACCCCGTGGAACGGAGCCACACTCCACCAGTACGCATGCCCCGCCAGCCCCCTCGGATGGAACACCGCCCGCTGGTGATAGACCGTCCGCCCCTCCCCGTCCCGCCGGACCCCCAGCTCCAGCCACGCCAGCCCCGGCACCCTCATCTCCGCCCGCAGCCGCAGCAGCTTCCCCGCCTCGATCTCCTCGACCCGCCAGAAGTCCAGCGAGTCCCCGACCCGCAGCCGCGCCCTGTCCCGCCGCCCGCGCCGCAGCCCCACCCCTCCCACGAGGCGGTCCATCCAGCCCCGTACCGCCCAGGCCAGCGGGAACGAGTACCAGCCGTTCTCGCCGCCGATGCCCTCCACCACCCGCCACAGCCGTTCGGGCGAGGCGTCCACGACCGCCTCCCGCACGTCCGTGTACAGGCTGCCGCCCGCCCAGTCGGGGTCCGTGGGCAACGGGTCGCTCGGCGCACCCGGCACCGAAGCGGACGACCACCGGGTGGTGACGTTCGCGTCCTGTACACGGCGCAGCGCCAGCTCCACCGCCCGCTCGAAGCCGAGCGGAGCGCCGGGCGGGGCGGGCACGTACGCGTCGATGTCGTGTTCCGCGCACACCACCTCGTGGCGCAGCGACTCCGAAAGGGGCCGGGCGAGCGAGGCGGGCACCGGAGTGATCAGCCCGACCCAGTGGCTGGACAGCCGGGGAGTGAGCACCGGAACCGGCAGGATCAGCCGCTGGGGGAGACCCGCCACACGGGCGTAGCGCTGCATCATGTCGCGGTAGGTGAGGATGTCGGGGCCGCCGACGTCGAAGGTGCGGCTGACGTCGGCGGGGAGGTCCGCGCAGCCGACGAGGAGCCGGAGCACGTCGCGTACGGCGACGGGCTGGATGCGGGTACGGACCCAGCTCGGCGTCACCATGAGCGGCAGCCGCTCCGTCAGGTACCGCAGCATCTCGAACGAGGCCGAACCCGAGCCGATGATGACCGCCGCGCGCAGTACGGCGGTCGGCACGCCGGAGTCCATCAGGATGCGGCCGACCTCCGCGCGCGAGCGGAGGTGGGGCGAGAGTTCGCGCTCCGGCACACCGGACGGGGTGAGGCCGCCGAGGTAGACGATCCGGCGGACCCCGGCACGGCGGGCCTCCTCGCCGAAGACACGGGCGGCGCGGCGGTCGGTCTCCTCGAAACGGGTACCGGTGCCGAGGGCGTGGACGAGGTAGTACGCCACCTCGACGCCCTCCATGGCCCGCCGGGTCGAAGCCGGGTCGGTGACATCGCCCTGCACGGTCCTGACCTGCCCGGACCAGGGGAAGTCGCGGAGCTTGGCGGGGGTGCGGGCCAGGCAGTGGACGGAGTGACCGGCGTCGAGGAGCTCGGGCACGAGGCGGCCCCCGATGTAACCGCTCGCTCCGGTGACCAGGCATCGCATACAGGCATCTCCCTCACTCGTGCGGTACTCCCACTGTGGACGCAGTCTCCCCATTCAGCCCGCCGCACCACCTTCCTGCCGTCCGGTCCCGGCCGAAACCTCTTGCAGGTGACACCGTCCGCCCCCGACCATGAGCCATGGAAACCCCGTCGTCGCAGCTCAGCGCCCCACCCGCCAGGGGCGTACGCCTCGCATGGCACGCCCTGCCGGACGCCGTCCGGGCCCACGTCGAGGCCGACATCCTCGGTTCGCAGGTCGTCGGGGCGACCACCCAGCCCGGCGGATTCTCCCCGGGTGTCGCCGCCAGGCTGACGTGCGCCGACGGCACCCGTGCCTTCGTGAAGGCGGTCAGCGCCGACGCCAATCCGCACTCCCCGAAGCTCCACCGCCGCGAGGCCCGCAACACCGCCGCCCTCCCGCCCGGAGTCCCCGCCCCCCGCCTCCTCGGCACGTACGACGACGGGCACTGGGTCGTCCTCGTACTGGAGGACGTCGACGGCGTCCAGCCCCGCGTCCCCTGGCGGCGCGACGAACTCGACCGGGTCCTGGCAGCGCTCGCCGACCTGAGCGCCGCTCTCACGCCCGCCCCGTACGACGCCCCCCGCACGGAGGACGCCGACGCGAAGACGTTCCGGGGGTGGCAGCAGCGCCTGGAGTCCGGGGAGACGGAAGGGCTCGACCCGTGGGTGGCCGCCAACCTCACCCGCCTCGTGGAACTGGCCGCGCCCTGGGCCGAGTTCGCCCACGGCGACACCCTCTGTCACGGCGACCTCCGGGCCGACAACATCCTCCTCACCGCCGACGGCGGGGCCGTCTTCGTCGACTGGCCGCACGCGGTGCGTGCCGTCGCCTGGTTCGAGCTGCTGGTGATGCTGCCGAGCGTGGCGGCGCAGGGCGGGGGCGACCCCGAGGAACTGTTCGCCGCCCACCCCTCCGCGGCGGACGCCGATCCGGCGGGCGTCACCTGCGTACTCGCGGCGCTCGCGGGCTACTTCGTCCATCACTCCCTGCTGCCCGCCCCGCCGGGCCTGCCCACCGTCCGTCCCTTCCAGGCCGCCCAGGGAGCAGCCGCCGTCGCATGGCTGCGGCGCAGGCTGGGGGAGGGGGAGTGAGGAGCGCGCGGGGATCGGGTGACCGTGCGGTGGGTCCTCGGTGAGATACGGACAGTGACGGGGGGCGGGGTCGGAGGGCATCCGTCCGCTTCGTTGGGTGCGCGATGCCCGAGGTCGTGTCATGTCCAGGGCATCTTCACCGTCACTTTGTCGAGGAGTTCGCGTGTCCCACCGGAAGAAGCTCGCGCTGCGTGCCGCCGTCCCCGTCGCCGTCCTGGCGCTCACCCTCACCGGCTGCGGAAAGGACACGGCGGACGGCGGCGCCAGGACCGGCGCGGGCCCCGCCCAGCAGGACGGCGGCAAGGGCGCGGGCGAGGCCGTGCCCGAGGAGCCCGAGAAGAAGAAGGCGCTGGCCGAGGGCGAGGCCGTCACGAGCCCCTTCCAGGAGAAGGAGGCCGGGCAGGTCACCTACGAGATCGCCGCCCAGAAGGTCGACGTCGGCACCGAGGCCGACGCGAAGAAGCTGGTCAGTGACCCGGCGAAGGCGAAGGGCCTGGTGCCGGTCGTCGCGCACGTGAAGTACACCCACAAGACCGGCAAGACCGTCACGGACTACCCGGACGTCGGCGACAACGTGGAGATCCACGCCGACGGCCGTCGCGGCGCCCTGCTGATCGGGGCCTCGGACGACGCTCCGGGCTGCGAGTCCGACAGCGACATCGAGAACTGGAAGCCGGGCCAGAGCCACGTCATCTGCGAGACGTACATGGTTCCCGTGGGGGCCAAGGAGATCGAGGTGCGCTGGGCGGCGGACGAGGACTCCGGCGAGCCCTTCGTCTGGCGGTTCAAGACCGCCTAGCCCGCGGGCGCGGGGGCACGGGGAGTTCTCGGTTTGGCCTTCCCGAGCCCCCTCGGGCATCGGGGCCTTCGCCCAACCTCCCTGGGCCCCGCCCTCCGCTTCCCCAGCCCCTTGAGCGGCGGGGCCTTCGTCTAGCCCCCTTGGGCCCCGCCTTCCCTCGCCCCCTTGGGCGCCGCTCCCCTCGCCCCCCTTGGGCTCCGCTTCCGCCTCGCCTCCTTGCGCTGCGGGGCCCGCCCCCTCCGCTTTTGCCTAGCCTCCTTTGGCTCCGCCCTGCCTCGCCCCCTTTGGGCTCCGCCCTCCGCTTCCGCCGAGCCTCCTTGGGCGGCGGGGCCGCCCCCCGGGGGGCGGAACGGGCGGGCGAGGGGGCGGCCCCTCTCGCTCCGGGCCCGCCCCGGTGCCGCCCGTTGTTACCTCCGCCTATGGGTGCGCCGCGCCCGGGTGCGCCTGCGGCGGGCTGCCCCTCCCCGCCCCTTCACCTAAAGCGCTTGCCGCGCGGCTGTCTCGGGTATGTGCGGGTGCGTGGGGGCTGGGCGCGCAGTTCCCCGCGCCCCTGACGGGGCGCACCCCGCGCGGCGGAGCCGCACAGTGAGACAGCCCCGCGCCCCTGACGGGGCGCCCTAGCTCCCCGCGACCGCCCCCTGAAGGGCCTCGCGTACGCCCCGTACCCCCGCCGTACTCCCGTCGTGTCCCGCCGCCTCCACCAAGGCCCGCATCACCCGGAGGTCCCGGCCCATCTCCGGATGCCACTGGACCCCCAACACCCACGCCGGGCCAGGGAGTTCAATGGCCTCCACGGTGCCGTCCGCCGTGTGCGCCGACGCCCGCAGGCCCTCGCCGAGCCGGTCCACGGCCTGGTGGTGGTAGGCGGGGACCGTGTCCTCCTCGGGCACGATGCCCGCGTACCGGGTGCCGGGGACAGGTTTCACCGGGTGCTCGCCGAAGACGCCCGGGGTGTCCCCGTGCCCGTCCACGTGCTGGACGAGCGTGCCGCCGAGCGCCACGTTCAGCAGCTGCATGCCCCGGCAGATTCCGAGGAGTGGCGTGCCGGACTCCAACGCCGCCCCGATCAGGGCGAGTTCCCACGCGTCCCGCTCCCGCGCGGGCGGCCCGGTGCGGGGGTCGGGCTCGGCTCCGTACCGTACGGGCTCCACGTCCTGCCCGCCCGCGATCACCACGGCGTCCAGGCGGGCCACCAGCTCGGCCGCGTACGCCGGATCGTCGGGCGGCAGCAGGACGGCGGTGCCGCCCGACGCCTGCACCAGGCTCGGATACCCGGCCGGGACGAGGGTGGCGGGGAGGTCCCAGACCCGCCACTTCACGGACTGTTCCAGATACGAGCTGACACCGATGAGGGGCTTGCGGGGCACGGGCGGTTCCTCCAGAAGGACATCAGGGGGGCGGACGTCAGGGCTTGTGGGTGTGCGGGCGCTCGTCGCGTTCGAGTTCGGCCTCGGCCTCGGCCAGCGCCGCGAACTCCTCCTCCGGTGCGGACGCGACGAGACGGTGCCGAGAGTAGAGGGCGAAGTAGCCGAGTGCGACGACGTACACGACGAGCGCGATGATCGCCGCCGTGATGTCC
It contains:
- a CDS encoding SDR family oxidoreductase, translated to MRCLVTGASGYIGGRLVPELLDAGHSVHCLARTPAKLRDFPWSGQVRTVQGDVTDPASTRRAMEGVEVAYYLVHALGTGTRFEETDRRAARVFGEEARRAGVRRIVYLGGLTPSGVPERELSPHLRSRAEVGRILMDSGVPTAVLRAAVIIGSGSASFEMLRYLTERLPLMVTPSWVRTRIQPVAVRDVLRLLVGCADLPADVSRTFDVGGPDILTYRDMMQRYARVAGLPQRLILPVPVLTPRLSSHWVGLITPVPASLARPLSESLRHEVVCAEHDIDAYVPAPPGAPLGFERAVELALRRVQDANVTTRWSSASVPGAPSDPLPTDPDWAGGSLYTDVREAVVDASPERLWRVVEGIGGENGWYSFPLAWAVRGWMDRLVGGVGLRRGRRDRARLRVGDSLDFWRVEEIEAGKLLRLRAEMRVPGLAWLELGVRRDGEGRTVYHQRAVFHPRGLAGHAYWWSVAPFHGVVFGGMVRNIAAAAEGG
- a CDS encoding gamma-glutamyl-gamma-aminobutyrate hydrolase family protein, producing the protein MPRKPLIGVSSYLEQSVKWRVWDLPATLVPAGYPSLVQASGGTAVLLPPDDPAYAAELVARLDAVVIAGGQDVEPVRYGAEPDPRTGPPARERDAWELALIGAALESGTPLLGICRGMQLLNVALGGTLVQHVDGHGDTPGVFGEHPVKPVPGTRYAGIVPEEDTVPAYHHQAVDRLGEGLRASAHTADGTVEAIELPGPAWVLGVQWHPEMGRDLRVMRALVEAAGHDGSTAGVRGVREALQGAVAGS
- a CDS encoding phosphotransferase, whose translation is METPSSQLSAPPARGVRLAWHALPDAVRAHVEADILGSQVVGATTQPGGFSPGVAARLTCADGTRAFVKAVSADANPHSPKLHRREARNTAALPPGVPAPRLLGTYDDGHWVVLVLEDVDGVQPRVPWRRDELDRVLAALADLSAALTPAPYDAPRTEDADAKTFRGWQQRLESGETEGLDPWVAANLTRLVELAAPWAEFAHGDTLCHGDLRADNILLTADGGAVFVDWPHAVRAVAWFELLVMLPSVAAQGGGDPEELFAAHPSAADADPAGVTCVLAALAGYFVHHSLLPAPPGLPTVRPFQAAQGAAAVAWLRRRLGEGE